In the Candidatus Electrothrix sp. GW3-4 genome, one interval contains:
- a CDS encoding HEAT repeat domain-containing protein, whose protein sequence is MKTSQDQSPNSTSADQQPESSGIDKMFSHTLSELIVEKKDRQADILLDQLISWLHGDKPEVRNEAVGYLTDTLELLIAHREWQRIEKLLPAVAQAISIASEDDDTVWQVITALSIFAAYQIEIGRYAPARKALLIFGGPKALTVASAEIRNQAEQLISDLATKPLMELLLIEYLYDKNKGEDAGRLLVLFGKTAADFLIASQSLQQSRSKPDALLKLFENIGPVAESSLGALLYRTTDWYLLRNSIKLLGELGSPSCFADITSLLDHDDLRVKGEVLRAASKIEAKGKKDFFLKALRSVPRQLKEPVVALLGDIPDSSLVAPLADLLDEAAYARNKAGYQLRTTICKTLGKIGSVKAIPTLKKVLADTADSEKERGGAREKLVQAAEQAIQYINHGGKHKAHRATAAALNVPLKNNPVAARETSIVQIAMAGDQARATSQLFDLIVECVHNRDFYNAERLRERFNEINPNALTEIIQSAELIEQEKNGVQVRGYLEIWSNLLRELTAEEFSAIYHELENRDLQADEILVHQGDKNDELFFINHGMIKTFYQKNGRKVYVKSLAGGDLAGENFFDASVWTISMAAQTESKISILKRSSFSRWQEAFPGLEAKLRAFYNRSNDVQDLLLRKGLNRRAFERYQLARKIEFQIINNLGNSMGQRFKGRLSDISRGGLAMKFHLSQKKHIRVLFGRKLHISIPVAGKPPELNVYGVVLSINPIEEDGNEYKLHFVFDAPMEQEALQQVLG, encoded by the coding sequence ATGAAGACCTCCCAAGACCAAAGCCCAAATTCAACATCTGCGGATCAACAGCCCGAATCGAGCGGTATTGACAAAATGTTTTCCCATACGCTCTCGGAGCTGATTGTGGAAAAAAAGGACCGCCAGGCAGATATCCTGTTGGACCAGTTGATCTCCTGGCTGCATGGTGATAAACCGGAAGTTCGAAACGAAGCTGTTGGTTACTTAACAGATACCCTGGAACTCCTGATTGCCCATCGCGAATGGCAGCGTATAGAGAAGCTCTTGCCCGCTGTTGCCCAGGCGATCAGCATCGCCTCTGAAGACGATGACACGGTCTGGCAGGTTATTACAGCCCTTTCTATTTTTGCCGCCTATCAGATCGAGATAGGGCGCTATGCACCAGCTCGCAAGGCCCTGCTGATTTTTGGTGGCCCCAAGGCCTTAACCGTCGCAAGTGCAGAGATCCGTAACCAGGCAGAACAGCTGATCAGTGATCTGGCAACCAAGCCCCTTATGGAGCTCCTGCTGATCGAATATCTGTACGATAAGAATAAAGGGGAAGATGCTGGCCGTCTGCTTGTCCTGTTTGGCAAAACAGCGGCGGATTTTCTTATTGCGTCGCAAAGCCTCCAACAGAGCCGGAGCAAACCAGATGCCCTGCTCAAGCTCTTTGAAAACATAGGCCCGGTAGCGGAAAGCAGTTTAGGGGCCTTGTTGTATCGGACAACGGACTGGTATCTGCTCAGGAACAGTATCAAGTTGTTGGGGGAACTGGGATCCCCTTCCTGCTTTGCTGACATAACCTCCCTGCTCGACCATGACGACCTTCGGGTCAAGGGTGAGGTCTTGCGCGCTGCCAGTAAGATTGAGGCAAAGGGAAAGAAAGACTTCTTTCTCAAGGCATTACGCTCTGTGCCGAGGCAGCTCAAAGAGCCTGTTGTGGCCCTGCTCGGTGATATACCGGACAGCAGCCTTGTTGCCCCTTTGGCGGACTTGCTGGACGAGGCTGCATATGCCCGGAATAAGGCTGGGTATCAGCTGCGAACCACTATCTGCAAAACCCTGGGGAAAATCGGCTCGGTCAAGGCAATTCCAACCTTGAAAAAGGTTCTTGCCGATACAGCAGATTCTGAAAAAGAGAGGGGGGGAGCAAGGGAAAAACTGGTTCAGGCTGCGGAACAGGCGATCCAATATATTAATCATGGCGGGAAGCATAAAGCACATCGCGCCACTGCAGCCGCACTGAATGTCCCTCTGAAAAATAACCCCGTTGCTGCCCGGGAAACCAGTATTGTGCAGATCGCAATGGCAGGTGATCAGGCCAGAGCAACCTCGCAGCTCTTTGATCTGATCGTTGAATGTGTGCATAATAGGGACTTTTATAATGCAGAGCGGCTCAGGGAGCGTTTTAATGAGATCAACCCTAATGCGCTGACAGAGATCATCCAATCTGCCGAGCTGATTGAACAGGAAAAAAATGGCGTCCAGGTCCGCGGCTACCTGGAGATATGGTCGAACCTCTTACGTGAACTGACTGCTGAGGAGTTCAGTGCTATTTATCATGAGCTGGAAAATCGTGATCTGCAAGCAGATGAGATATTGGTCCATCAGGGCGATAAGAACGACGAGCTGTTCTTTATCAACCATGGTATGATCAAAACCTTTTATCAGAAGAATGGGCGAAAAGTCTATGTGAAGAGTCTCGCTGGTGGTGACCTTGCCGGAGAGAACTTTTTCGACGCCTCAGTCTGGACCATCAGTATGGCCGCTCAGACGGAAAGTAAGATCTCTATTCTTAAACGCTCCAGCTTTTCTCGCTGGCAGGAGGCCTTTCCTGGCCTTGAAGCGAAGCTGCGTGCCTTCTATAATCGCTCCAACGATGTCCAGGACCTGCTCTTACGGAAAGGCTTGAACCGGAGGGCCTTTGAGCGCTATCAGCTCGCCCGCAAGATTGAATTTCAGATCATCAATAATTTGGGCAATTCAATGGGACAGCGCTTTAAAGGGCGGCTCTCGGATATTTCACGGGGC